The nucleotide sequence GCGCGCTCGTGCTGGGCGCCGCGCTGCTGGCCGCGTTCTTCGTCATCGAGAAGAACAGCAAGGACCCGCTGATGCCGCTGCGGCTGTTCGGCAACCGGAACCTGAGCACCGGCGCGGCGGTCACCTTCTTCTACATGGCGACCTTCGGCTCCCTGCTGTACTTCCTGACCGTCTACTTCCAGGGCGTGCACGGCTACAACGCGCTGGAGACGGGGCTGGCGTTCCTGGTGCCCATGGTCGCCATCTCCATCGGCGCGCAGAGCGCCGGCCGTCTGGCCACGAAGTTCGGTCTGCGCGCCATCATGATCGCCAGCCTGCTGGTGGGTCTGGTCGGCACGGTGATCGTCGGCCTGACCCTGGCGACCGACGGCTCCTACGTCTCCCTGATCCCCGGCATGGTCGTCCTGGGCCTGGGCCAGGGCGCCGGCTACACCCTGATGTTCGGCGCCGCCACGGTCGGTGTGGACCCGATGGAGCAGGGCATCGCCTCCGGTATGGCCTCCACCACGCAGCAGATCGGCGGTGCGGTCGGTCTCGCCGTCCTGGTCGCCGTCGCCAACTCCGGTCTGGAAGGCCTGCAGGGCGAGGCGCTGCGCGCGGCCACCAACGACGGTCTGCGCACCGCGGTGTTCATCGCCGCGGTCGGTATCGCGCTGACCGCGCTGATCTCCCTGGGCCTGCAGAAGCCGGCCAAGGGGCGGGCCGTGGCCGGAGGTTCGGCCGCGACCGCCGCGAGCGAGGAGCCGCAGACCGCTCAGGTGTGACCCCGCTGCCCCGGCGCACCCCACCGGGTGCGCCGGACGCCGTCCCCTCGCCCCGTTCGTTCCCCCGCGGGTGCGGGGGTTCGGCGTTTTCCGCAGGGCCGTCTCCTGCCGGGCGCGGGGGACTTGACGCATAG is from Streptomyces sp. NBC_01314 and encodes:
- a CDS encoding MFS transporter; this encodes MPSSATGAVLEAPRRRTGLLLALLAFAQLIISIDYNIVYVALPEIGDALGFTSQTLQWVISAYAVAFGGFLLLGGRACDLWGPRRIFVLGLALYGVSSLAGGLATEPAVLMAARAVQGIGGAFLFPATLTLVSTKFAEGKERNRAFAVWGTAGGSGMILGSLLGGVLTEAFGWESVFYVNVPLAVIAILFAFPLISRDTLSSSGRSFDLAGALTATVGTTSVVFALVQGPESGWGSSVIVGALVLGAALLAAFFVIEKNSKDPLMPLRLFGNRNLSTGAAVTFFYMATFGSLLYFLTVYFQGVHGYNALETGLAFLVPMVAISIGAQSAGRLATKFGLRAIMIASLLVGLVGTVIVGLTLATDGSYVSLIPGMVVLGLGQGAGYTLMFGAATVGVDPMEQGIASGMASTTQQIGGAVGLAVLVAVANSGLEGLQGEALRAATNDGLRTAVFIAAVGIALTALISLGLQKPAKGRAVAGGSAATAASEEPQTAQV